Part of the Bacteroidota bacterium genome is shown below.
CAATTATGAATATAGAAATTGATTGCAGCTGGAAAAACGATATGGCATTTGAAGCCTCATCGGGACCTTATAAAATAATGATGGATGCCGACGAAAGTGTTGGAGGTACAGGTATGGGCGCCAGACCAAAACCGCTGCTGTTGTCAGCTCTTGCCGGATGTACGGGTATGGATGTGGTGGCCATTTTGAAAAAAATGCAGGTTGAATTCGACAGTTTTTCAATAAACGTCAATGGCGAATTAACGGAAGAACATCCGCGCATTTTTGACAGAATAAATATCATCTACCAATTCACCGGCAAGGATTTACCTTTGGATAAAATTAATAAGGCAGTTCAATTATCTCAGGAAAAATATTGTGGCATCAGTGCCATGCTGGCTAAAGCTGCAGAAATAACCTATGAGATAGAACTCAACTCCTGAAGTTGACCACTAAACTCCTTCACAACATCCGAGAATTCACTCAGAATCATGGCTGTTGCACCCCATATCGTCAGTCCCTGAATGTCGTAAAAAGGCGTAACCAACTCAATGCCGCGATGTAGTTTTATTGATTTTCGCTGGATGCATTTCCCGCTGATAATGTCATTCAGCCGGATATTATAAATTGCAGCAACCTCTTTCTCATCACCTTTAAAAACAGGTGTTGAGGAGGTTACACCAACAACCGGATAAATCATAAAATTGCTTGGAGAAACAAACAACGGGCTCAACCGACCAATTACATGAACGCTGTCGGGATTTACATCCACCTCTTCCTGTGCCTCACGCAATGCTGTTGCTTCAATACTGCTATCCCGTTCATCAGCTTTTCCACCGGGAAACGAAACCTGCCCACTGTGCACACCAGGATACTCAGGCCGTTGAATAACAACGATGCAGATATGCTTTCCTTTTGGATACAACAATATCAGCACGCTGCTGTTTCTCGGCGTAACCGGAGGAGTATCAAACTCAGGGAAACGTATTTCGGGCACCATTTTCATGTGCGAAGCCTTACCGGGAAGTTCTAACTTCAACCGATTCTCCAGAAAAGCCGTAAGCAATTTAAGTTCATCCATATCTGCAAAGTCGCACAATTATTTTCAAAATACTATGACAAAGTTAGTCAAACGAAACGGATTAGAAATACTGATAAATAGTATTCCGGCAACACTTACAGCACACTTATAAACAGCAAGAGCGCTCAATTGATATACATCAATGCCGTTTTGCAACCATCAGGGAGTGTGGCTGATGTGCCACATTGTCAATAACATTGTTGAAATATTGGTAAAAATAATCAGGGCAACCTACCGTAAGTCATATTTTTTTTTATACTTTTGCGACGTAAACAGAAATTAATAACCAAAAAAACCTTTTTATGAAACAATTTGTAAAATTTGCAGTTTTAGCAATTGCTATCTTAGCAATCAATGCTTGCGGTGGTAAAAAAGAAACTCCGGAAGCTGTAGCTGAAAAATTCCTCAATCACCTGAACAAGAAAGAATATGCTGAAGCCAAAAAACTTGGAACAGAGCAGACAGGTCAGATGATTGACATGATGGAAAGTTTCTCAAGCATTGGCGGTGCCGAAGCTAAAAAAGAAGCCAAAATCGAGAATCTGAAATGCGAAACCAAAGACGAAAAATCAGCTTGCACCTACACCAGCGATGGTAAAGACGAAAAAGTTGACCTCGTTAAAAAAGATGGCAAATGGTTAGTTGATATGAAAAAAGAAGGAACTGGCGACCAGACAACTCCTCCTGCTGATTCTACAGCTACACAGCCTGCCAACTAATATTCAGGCTTGAATTTTAAATTTCAGGGCAATGAAAAAGGTAATTATTATCGTCTTCATTGCCCTGATTGTTTTCGTCCTCGCCGCATATGCCTTCCTTAAAATTTACGATTACCGCTCCACGCGGAAACAAGAGTCGCTCCAATACGCATTATCTAAAGACGAATTAGCAAAGCTTCACAGCGGAGACATCATTCTGCGCCATGGCTATGGATTTGTTAGTGATATGATCGTCACCCAACTCAAAGAAAAGTACGACCTCTCTCATTGCGCCATCGTGTGCCGCGACAAAGACAGTCTCTACGTGATTCACTCCGTTTCAAGCTCCCTTTCAAACGTTGATGGAGTGCAGGCACAGGAAATTAATTCATTTATCCGCGAAAGCCAGTACAACTCAGTAGTAGTTGTGCGTTATAAAACCGATTCAGGCAAAGACCAGTCGTGCATTTGCGAAAGGGCGCGGGATTACCTGAAAAAAGGTATTCCATTTGACAATGCCTTTAACATCAACGACAGCACCGAATTCTATTGTACCGAGCTGCTGTGGAAAGTCATTTTAAATGAATATCATGTGGATATTATGGCAGGAAAAAACAACGAACGGAAAGACCATCTCAGATTCGACACTTTTCTTGACCCAACCCATTTCGAAATCATTATTGACCATCAGGCGCGCAAAAAGCGATAATTTTCAGTATTTCAATTCCACATTTACATTGCCTTCCGTAACCGTCCAGCAAATAGAATCACAGGTCGTTTGCGACGACTTGCTTACCTTGTCGCCCCCAATGGCATATATTATTTTATCGCCTGAAATATAGCGCGCAACAACTGAATAATAGGACCCGGTTTCCATCAGTACAGAATACTTCTCCTCCTTTATACTGTCGTACTTCACCAATACACTGTCTTCTACCCTGCCGCGGTAAATAGAAACCGGCACCCACGGATTTTCCGCATTGATGGTGAGCCGGATATTTAAATTAGCCGCAACAGGTTCGGTGGTTTCGCAATCCGTATAATCATACGACTGGCAATCCTGCTCCGATACGGATGACTTGCAACCGCAACAAACAACACATAATGCGAAAATAATAACCGAAAGTGTTCTCATGTTATAGCCAGCTGATAGTACGCAATATTTTATTATGATTGGGCAGGTTCATGAAAATGCCAACCGAAACTTCAACGCGGTGCGGTGATACCTTATATATATGATAATTTTCGTACGAATATTCCAGCCTGAAATTAAAATTGCCGTTTATATAAGCAAAGCCTGCAGCGGGCGCACATAAAAAACCGGTTCCGGTTTTACGGCTGAGTCCTTCATAATTGCCCCAGCTCATCAGCCCGCTTACATTCACAAAAGGACCGTAACGCAATTCAAAACTTCCGCCGGGAAGAACGAACATTTTTTCAAACCCCAGTACAAGCTTCCTTCGCTGCTCTCTGAGCTGCAGATAATATCCGTCGTGCTGTTCAAGAATGCTCTTCCGTGCCACACGGGTCGATATTCCCAGACTCCATGACGTATTGAATTTAGAATCAAAAATACTGAAAGCACAGCCCATCATATAATCCGTAAAATTGAAATCGGCCGGAATCAGCCTCAGCTCAAGACGGTCGTAAAATGGTAAAATGCTGCCTTTACCTGCATATTTGCGAATCATGCGCGCCACCCGTCTGTCGCATTTTATCCGCGCCATGTCAAGCGGACTGACATACGAAAATCTCAGTTTCCGGTTGAAGTTGCAGTGATACTTATATAATGTATCAGTAAGAGCAGTATTGCCCGTGCCGGTGCTTAACAGCACTGCCGTGAATCCTTTGTTGTCAAATTCATCAGTTTTAGAACCGTGTTTCAGCAACAGACCGGCAAGTACATCATGTCCGCCGTATGCAGCAATCATAAGCGCATTTGTACTGTCGTCGGCCTTCAGGTTCACATTTGCTTTATAGTAAATCAGCATGTCGGTCATATAAAAATCGCCTGCTGCAGCGGCATGCATCAATGCCGTAGCGCCATCATTATCATACAAATCAATATAGGCGCCTGCGCGGATAAGAGATTCGGCAATATCAAGCTGCCCTGCCGAAGCCGCGGTAATAAGAGCGGTGCGCCCGTCATACGGTTTCAAATCGGGATCAGCACCATGCTCAAGTAACAAATTCACTATTTCTTTAAATCCACCCTGTGCAGCATACATCAGAGAAGTTACACCACTTGTTGTCACGGCATTCACATCCGCACTGTCGGCAAGTGCCATTAAAACCGAATCCATCCTCCCTGAGTAAGCAGCCTCAAGCAGATGTCCGTCGGCTGCCGGATGTTTTTGAGAATACCCGCTCAGTGACATCAGAACAGCAACGGTGATTACAAATATCTTTATCAAAAGATGCTTCATGTAACGAAACTATATCTGCAAAGATAATTAAACTTTGAATGAACCGAGGCAAGGGCTCTGAGATGAAACGATGCGCTGTCTGCTGCTGCCAATGGCGACAATGAAAGCCAAACCAACAGATTAAACTATTTCCCGAACAATGATTATCTTTGCAGTGAAAAACAAAAAGCAGGCCTGATGCTTCAGTCTGCAACAACTAAAAAAGAGCACGATGAACATTTTAAATGGAAAGATTGCATTAATTACCGGAGCATCCCGTGGAATTGGGAAAGCGATTGCGCTCACTTTTGCCGCGGAAGGTGCGCAGGTGGCGTTTAGCGATATCCGCAGAGATGAATCCATGGAAGAACTGGAAAAAGAATTGAACGCCCTGGGAATTAAAGCCAGAGGCTACGCTTCGGATGCCAGCTCCTTTGAGCA
Proteins encoded:
- a CDS encoding OsmC family protein, yielding MNIEIDCSWKNDMAFEASSGPYKIMMDADESVGGTGMGARPKPLLLSALAGCTGMDVVAILKKMQVEFDSFSINVNGELTEEHPRIFDRINIIYQFTGKDLPLDKINKAVQLSQEKYCGISAMLAKAAEITYEIELNS
- a CDS encoding CoA pyrophosphatase gives rise to the protein MDELKLLTAFLENRLKLELPGKASHMKMVPEIRFPEFDTPPVTPRNSSVLILLYPKGKHICIVVIQRPEYPGVHSGQVSFPGGKADERDSSIEATALREAQEEVDVNPDSVHVIGRLSPLFVSPSNFMIYPVVGVTSSTPVFKGDEKEVAAIYNIRLNDIISGKCIQRKSIKLHRGIELVTPFYDIQGLTIWGATAMILSEFSDVVKEFSGQLQELSSIS
- a CDS encoding YiiX/YebB-like N1pC/P60 family cysteine hydrolase, whose translation is MKKVIIIVFIALIVFVLAAYAFLKIYDYRSTRKQESLQYALSKDELAKLHSGDIILRHGYGFVSDMIVTQLKEKYDLSHCAIVCRDKDSLYVIHSVSSSLSNVDGVQAQEINSFIRESQYNSVVVVRYKTDSGKDQSCICERARDYLKKGIPFDNAFNINDSTEFYCTELLWKVILNEYHVDIMAGKNNERKDHLRFDTFLDPTHFEIIIDHQARKKR
- a CDS encoding ankyrin repeat domain-containing protein; its protein translation is MKHLLIKIFVITVAVLMSLSGYSQKHPAADGHLLEAAYSGRMDSVLMALADSADVNAVTTSGVTSLMYAAQGGFKEIVNLLLEHGADPDLKPYDGRTALITAASAGQLDIAESLIRAGAYIDLYDNDGATALMHAAAAGDFYMTDMLIYYKANVNLKADDSTNALMIAAYGGHDVLAGLLLKHGSKTDEFDNKGFTAVLLSTGTGNTALTDTLYKYHCNFNRKLRFSYVSPLDMARIKCDRRVARMIRKYAGKGSILPFYDRLELRLIPADFNFTDYMMGCAFSIFDSKFNTSWSLGISTRVARKSILEQHDGYYLQLREQRRKLVLGFEKMFVLPGGSFELRYGPFVNVSGLMSWGNYEGLSRKTGTGFLCAPAAGFAYINGNFNFRLEYSYENYHIYKVSPHRVEVSVGIFMNLPNHNKILRTISWL